From a single Sediminibacterium sp. KACHI17 genomic region:
- a CDS encoding peptidylprolyl isomerase gives MKKVFLIVVLLSAGMVSVMAQAKKVVADKIVGQVGDRIILRSDILNEIADMKRQYQGQENIVFPTECQVLERQLIQKALILQAEKDSLVVTEEEIDATIDNRIRAAIQQYGSKDVLEEIAGKTVYQLKEDFRSSFREQKLAEQMQNKIIETVKITPTEVKAYYNKIPKDSLPFYESEVELSQIVIIPKANRDVEEYVSKQMYDYKKSVESGTQKFEALVKLYSEDPGSKDQGGQYNLNRNDRNWDPAFLSASFRLKENQISPVVKSKFGLHIIQLMSRSGDEAVVRHILRIPPVTEDEIKDAVKKLDSVKKQLLAGSLSFGEAVSKYSEDENSKFSAGSISGQDGNVFLSIDMLDKDMVVALKDLKPGDYSAPQVYTDERGRKAVRLIHLKRRTEPHRENLMDDYNRIAQRALESKKTQALDKWFKEHIPNYFISIDKDFTGCESLKEWKAAAAKAEIDRKN, from the coding sequence ATGAAAAAGGTATTTCTGATAGTTGTTTTGTTAAGTGCCGGTATGGTGTCTGTAATGGCACAGGCCAAAAAAGTGGTGGCAGATAAGATCGTGGGTCAGGTGGGTGACAGAATCATTCTGCGTTCCGATATTCTCAACGAGATCGCTGATATGAAAAGACAGTATCAGGGTCAGGAGAATATTGTATTTCCTACAGAGTGTCAGGTTTTGGAAAGACAGCTGATTCAAAAAGCATTGATCCTTCAGGCCGAAAAAGATTCATTGGTAGTTACCGAAGAAGAAATCGATGCCACGATCGATAATCGTATCCGCGCAGCCATCCAACAATATGGATCAAAAGATGTACTCGAAGAGATCGCAGGAAAAACCGTGTATCAGTTAAAAGAAGATTTCCGTAGCAGCTTCCGTGAACAAAAGTTGGCGGAACAAATGCAAAACAAGATCATCGAGACCGTAAAGATCACACCTACAGAAGTTAAAGCCTATTACAACAAGATCCCGAAAGATAGTTTGCCTTTTTATGAGAGTGAAGTGGAGTTGAGTCAGATCGTGATCATTCCCAAAGCCAATCGTGATGTAGAGGAATATGTATCGAAACAAATGTATGATTACAAAAAATCAGTAGAGTCCGGTACACAGAAATTTGAAGCACTGGTAAAATTGTATTCTGAAGATCCGGGTAGTAAAGATCAGGGAGGGCAATACAACCTGAATAGAAATGATCGCAACTGGGATCCAGCTTTTCTTTCTGCATCATTCAGACTAAAAGAAAATCAAATCTCTCCTGTGGTGAAGTCGAAGTTCGGTTTGCATATCATTCAACTGATGTCACGCTCAGGCGACGAAGCAGTGGTAAGACATATCCTGCGCATTCCTCCGGTAACAGAAGATGAGATCAAGGACGCTGTTAAAAAATTGGATTCCGTAAAAAAACAATTGCTCGCCGGTAGCCTTTCTTTTGGTGAAGCCGTGAGTAAGTACAGTGAAGACGAGAATAGTAAATTCAGTGCTGGTTCTATCTCAGGACAAGATGGTAATGTTTTCCTGAGTATTGATATGTTGGATAAAGACATGGTGGTAGCATTGAAAGATCTCAAACCAGGCGATTACTCGGCACCACAAGTATATACAGATGAGCGTGGCCGTAAAGCGGTTCGCTTGATTCATCTGAAACGTAGAACAGAACCACATCGTGAAAACCTGATGGATGATTATAACCGTATTGCACAAAGAGCATTGGAGTCAAAAAAGACACAGGCTTTGGATAAATGGTTCAAAGAGCATATCCCGAACTATTTTATTTCCATCGATAAAGATTTCACCGGTTGTGAGAGCTTAAAAGAATGGAAAGCAGCTGCAGCAAAAGCAGAAATCGATCGTAAGAACTAA
- a CDS encoding pirin family protein: MKTILHKANTRGHASFGWLNSYHTFSFGHYYNPERIHFGALRVLNDDTVKGGMGFSKHPHDNMEIVSIPLSGDLHHKDTTGRDEIIRQHDVQIMSAGSGIAHSETNANHDKEVKFLQIWVFPKEKNIEPRYQQKSFKPEDRLNQVLTVVAPDDEHAVWINQDAWFSLANLEAGVEKIYQIKRKENGVYAFIIGGQVTINGEQLDARDGLGIWETETINITANSNTEILLIDVPMKLEEA; encoded by the coding sequence ATGAAAACAATACTTCACAAAGCAAACACAAGGGGACATGCCAGTTTTGGTTGGCTGAACAGTTACCATACATTCAGCTTTGGACATTACTATAATCCTGAACGTATTCATTTTGGTGCGCTCCGCGTATTGAATGACGATACTGTCAAAGGTGGGATGGGCTTTTCCAAACACCCGCATGATAATATGGAGATCGTTTCAATTCCACTATCAGGCGATTTACACCACAAGGATACCACCGGTAGAGACGAGATCATTCGTCAGCACGATGTTCAGATCATGAGTGCTGGTAGCGGTATTGCACACAGTGAGACCAATGCCAATCATGATAAAGAAGTAAAATTTTTACAGATCTGGGTATTTCCCAAAGAGAAAAACATCGAACCCCGTTACCAACAAAAGTCTTTCAAACCGGAAGATCGTTTGAATCAGGTATTGACCGTTGTTGCTCCTGATGATGAGCATGCAGTATGGATCAATCAGGATGCATGGTTTTCTCTTGCTAACCTGGAAGCAGGTGTTGAGAAGATCTATCAGATCAAAAGAAAAGAAAATGGTGTGTATGCATTTATCATTGGTGGACAAGTGACCATCAATGGTGAGCAACTCGATGCGAGAGATGGGTTAGGGATCTGGGAAACAGAAACGATCAATATCACTGCAAATAGCAATACTGAAATATTATTGATCGATGTACCGATGAAATTAGAGGAGGCGTAA
- a CDS encoding YceI family protein — protein MATYKIDAAHSEITFKVKHLMITNVTGSFTKFDATMESEAADFSDAKISFEADIDSVNTNNEQRDGHLKSDDFFAAEKFPKLTFVSKSLTKKSDDEYTLTGDLTIRDVTKTIDLAVEFGGTMVDPWGQHKAGFEINGKINRKEFGLGWGAVTEAGGVVVSDEVKLHLAVQMIKQA, from the coding sequence ATGGCAACTTACAAAATCGACGCAGCACACAGTGAGATCACATTCAAGGTAAAACACCTGATGATCACCAACGTAACCGGTAGTTTTACCAAATTTGATGCTACCATGGAATCTGAAGCAGCTGATTTCAGCGATGCAAAAATTTCTTTTGAAGCAGACATCGACAGCGTGAATACCAATAACGAACAGCGTGATGGTCACCTGAAGAGTGATGACTTTTTCGCTGCAGAAAAATTTCCTAAACTGACTTTCGTTTCTAAAAGCCTGACAAAGAAAAGTGATGATGAATACACCCTTACCGGTGATCTTACCATCCGTGATGTAACAAAAACCATCGACCTTGCAGTTGAATTTGGTGGTACTATGGTAGATCCTTGGGGTCAGCATAAAGCTGGATTTGAGATCAACGGAAAGATCAACCGTAAAGAATTTGGTTTAGGCTGGGGTGCAGTAACTGAAGCAGGTGGTGTTGTAGTAAGTGATGAAGTAAAACTGCATTTAGCAGTTCAGATGATTAAGCAAGCATAG
- a CDS encoding NAD(P)H-dependent oxidoreductase, which translates to MNIEIISGSPRTNSVTYRVALFLQKHLTQHTPHQVNIIDVRDWKLPLLENVFSSVENTPEAFKPLAERMFAADAFILVTPEYNGSYSPALQNLMDHFPKQAHKPFGLVTASTGAMGGMRASQQLLLLVPALFGVASPYMLVTPFVDKKFNEAGELTDSSFSKSIDLFTNEFLWLAETLRPELSTAYN; encoded by the coding sequence ATGAACATAGAAATCATTTCAGGAAGTCCAAGGACAAATAGTGTTACTTATAGAGTGGCTTTGTTCTTACAAAAACATTTGACACAGCATACCCCTCATCAGGTGAATATCATTGATGTACGTGATTGGAAACTGCCTTTGTTGGAGAATGTATTTTCCTCTGTTGAGAATACCCCAGAAGCTTTCAAGCCATTGGCAGAAAGAATGTTTGCGGCAGATGCTTTTATTCTGGTAACACCAGAATACAATGGCAGTTATTCTCCGGCATTGCAAAATTTGATGGATCATTTTCCTAAACAGGCGCATAAGCCTTTTGGTCTTGTAACCGCATCAACCGGTGCCATGGGTGGTATGAGAGCGAGTCAGCAGTTATTATTACTGGTACCTGCATTATTTGGTGTCGCTTCACCATATATGTTGGTGACGCCATTTGTTGACAAGAAATTCAATGAAGCAGGAGAACTCACAGATAGTTCTTTCAGCAAGTCTATTGACCTGTTTACCAATGAGTTCCTATGGTTGGCAGAGACCCTGAGACCGGAATTGAGTACGGCTTACAATTAA
- a CDS encoding pirin family protein: MNKSRTIKSILYATPMDMGGMPIRQPFPSAKAESIDPFLLLHHADIKVPTHVDVKHAGVGPHPHRGFSPVSFIFKGGVHHRDSRGNNNVVYAGGTQWMNAGMGVIHSERPPADIHEIGGRQELIQLWVNTPAKHKMDQPSYQPLTADDTPKITTTDGLVQVNVIAGNLGNTTGKIHTLSDVNTFTATFQKGGKYFFQIPESHNAFIYVLQGKMQVTGDSEVEGKYVAVFQNDGEGFELEALEDSTVFIGTGEPINEPVASHGPFVMNNQTELMEAFRDYQLGKMGVLIEE; encoded by the coding sequence ATGAACAAGAGCAGAACCATTAAAAGTATTTTATACGCAACACCAATGGACATGGGTGGTATGCCTATCAGGCAGCCATTCCCTTCTGCGAAAGCAGAAAGTATCGATCCATTTTTATTGTTGCATCATGCGGATATCAAAGTCCCTACACATGTTGATGTAAAACATGCAGGCGTGGGTCCACATCCACACCGTGGATTCTCTCCGGTGAGTTTTATTTTCAAAGGAGGTGTGCATCACCGTGATAGCAGAGGTAATAATAATGTGGTATATGCAGGTGGTACACAATGGATGAATGCAGGCATGGGAGTGATCCATAGCGAAAGACCTCCGGCAGATATTCATGAGATCGGTGGAAGACAAGAACTGATTCAGTTATGGGTGAATACACCCGCTAAACATAAAATGGATCAGCCTTCTTATCAACCGCTCACAGCAGATGATACACCGAAGATCACAACAACAGATGGATTGGTTCAAGTCAATGTCATTGCCGGAAACTTAGGCAATACAACCGGTAAAATTCATACACTCTCTGATGTGAACACTTTTACCGCAACTTTTCAAAAAGGGGGAAAATATTTTTTTCAGATTCCCGAATCTCACAATGCTTTTATCTATGTGCTTCAAGGTAAGATGCAAGTGACAGGTGACAGTGAAGTAGAAGGAAAATATGTAGCCGTCTTTCAAAACGATGGTGAAGGGTTTGAATTAGAAGCATTGGAAGACAGTACCGTATTTATCGGAACAGGAGAACCAATCAATGAACCAGTAGCTTCTCATGGTCCGTTCGTCATGAACAACCAAACCGAACTCATGGAAGCTTTCCGTGATTATCAGTTGGGGAAGATGGGGGTGTTGATAGAAGAATAG
- a CDS encoding ribosome maturation factor — translation MSTETQIAKIEQLIETMLAEEPAYFCVSVRIKPTNNVKVFLDGDEGLAIEKCVSFNRKLYKLIDETGMYPEGEFSLEVSSPGLDEPLKLHRQYKKNIGRFIEVLFNDGTKKEGKLLEVAEADIIVEHTEGKGKKAVTQQLVIPFNHIKSTTVQIKF, via the coding sequence GCAGCTGATTGAGACCATGCTGGCAGAAGAACCTGCCTATTTCTGTGTGTCGGTTCGCATTAAACCCACCAACAATGTAAAAGTGTTTTTGGATGGGGATGAAGGGCTGGCCATTGAGAAATGTGTATCGTTCAATCGCAAGCTGTATAAGCTGATTGATGAAACCGGTATGTATCCTGAAGGAGAGTTTTCATTGGAAGTATCATCGCCGGGATTGGATGAGCCGTTGAAACTGCATCGTCAGTACAAAAAAAATATCGGTCGTTTTATCGAAGTACTGTTTAATGATGGAACAAAAAAGGAAGGGAAATTATTGGAAGTAGCAGAAGCGGATATCATCGTAGAGCATACGGAAGGCAAAGGCAAAAAAGCCGTTACACAACAATTGGTTATACCATTCAATCATATAAAATCAACAACAGTTCAAATCAAATTCTAA
- the nusA gene encoding transcription termination factor NusA, translating into MASINLIEAFQEFKDAENIDRPTMMKVVEDVFKTLLRKKYGSDENFDVIVNAEKGDLEIIRRRMIVEDGEVIDPLSEVAYTDAVKIEPDFEVGEELYEEVDMVDFGRRAILAAKQTLASRISDLKKNVLIKKYGDRIGEIISAEVYQVWKKEVLLLDEEGNELILPKSEQIPQDYFKKGENIRAVVERVDLKNNTPVIILSRTSPTFLAKLLEIEVPEIFDGLIAIKKIVRDPGERAKVAVESYDDRIDPVGACVGMKGSRIHGIVRELKNENIDVINFTTNIQLLIQRSLTPAKISYMELDNEKKHAEVYLKADQVSLAIGRRGVNIKLACELTGYEIDVFREDEEVVDEFDIDLDEFSDEIEPWVIDEFKRIGCDTARSILNLTAEELERRTDLEKETIAEVRRILQEEFDREE; encoded by the coding sequence ATGGCTAGTATCAACCTCATCGAAGCGTTTCAGGAATTTAAAGACGCAGAAAATATTGATCGTCCCACGATGATGAAAGTGGTGGAAGATGTATTCAAAACACTGCTTCGTAAGAAATACGGTAGCGACGAAAACTTTGATGTCATTGTAAATGCTGAAAAAGGAGACTTGGAAATCATCCGTAGACGTATGATCGTAGAAGACGGAGAAGTGATCGATCCTTTGTCTGAAGTGGCTTATACAGATGCAGTGAAAATTGAACCTGACTTTGAAGTTGGGGAAGAATTGTATGAAGAAGTAGATATGGTAGACTTCGGTCGCCGTGCGATTCTTGCTGCAAAACAAACACTGGCAAGTCGTATCAGTGATTTGAAGAAGAATGTATTGATCAAAAAATATGGTGACAGAATCGGAGAGATCATCAGTGCAGAAGTATACCAGGTTTGGAAAAAAGAAGTATTGCTGTTGGATGAAGAAGGTAATGAATTGATCCTTCCCAAATCAGAGCAAATCCCGCAAGATTATTTCAAAAAAGGAGAAAATATCCGTGCGGTGGTTGAGCGTGTAGACCTTAAGAACAATACACCGGTGATCATCCTTTCAAGAACCAGTCCAACCTTCCTTGCTAAATTGCTGGAGATTGAAGTACCTGAGATCTTTGACGGACTGATCGCCATCAAAAAGATTGTACGTGATCCGGGAGAGCGTGCGAAAGTGGCAGTTGAATCTTATGACGACCGTATCGATCCGGTAGGAGCTTGCGTGGGTATGAAAGGTAGCCGTATTCACGGTATCGTTCGTGAGTTGAAGAATGAAAATATTGACGTGATCAACTTCACTACCAATATCCAATTATTGATCCAGCGTTCACTGACGCCAGCCAAGATCAGTTATATGGAACTCGATAACGAGAAGAAGCATGCAGAAGTGTACCTGAAAGCAGATCAGGTATCACTTGCGATCGGTCGCCGCGGTGTCAATATCAAACTGGCCTGTGAACTTACCGGATATGAGATCGATGTATTCAGAGAAGATGAAGAAGTGGTGGATGAATTTGATATCGATCTGGATGAATTCAGTGATGAAATTGAGCCATGGGTGATCGACGAATTCAAGCGAATTGGTTGTGATACTGCCCGTAGTATCCTGAATTTGACCGCAGAAGAGCTTGAAAGAAGAACCGATCTTGAAAAAGAAACCATTGCTGAAGTAAGAAGAATCTTACAGGAAGAGTTCGATAGAGAAGAATAA
- the infB gene encoding translation initiation factor IF-2, which produces MSELKLPRLLAAAKEFNIGQDTLIDFLVKKGFNKDELKPTAKLSEDQYYALQAEFQSDKVAKNKADQVEIPKAAQAEAKKKKDEEDLSFNKKEEKKPAAAAAPKEEPKPEVKPEPVVEAKPVEPQPEPVVEKAEVIKAEAPEIELPKVLDKIDLSAIDSSTRPKKASKKKEEASAPKEPVAKAKKEEPVAPVVPEAPATPAPQVTEEADNNAPPVIENIRAEKLEGPKILGKIELPVNSDTRPKPAARDEKRKRKRIPVDRKEGGAPPPQTGPDGRPLTGPNRPIVPANNRNNQGGGGGNFNRNQGGGNKGGGNRDRNRRGGGQAEDKEIDQKAIQEKIRETQAKLAGTGGRGKSLKAKYRRAKRDEAAEAMGNEMGEDNKLQVTEFVTVSELANLMDVSFADVIGKCMNLGIMVSINQRLDAEVIELVASEYGFEVEFIGVDETDEFDDEQDEDSEEDLVSRPPIVTIMGHVDHGKTSLLDYIRNANVVAGEAGGITQHIGAYEVTLPNGKAITFLDTPGHEAFTAMRARGAKVTDISIIVVAADDAVMPQTREAISHSQAANVPMIFAVNKIDKDGANPQKIYEQLSQMNILVEAWGGKFQNQELSAKQGLNVDLLLEKVLLEAELLDLKANPNREAAGTIIEASLDKGRGYVATILVQNGTLRQGDLIVSGQYYGRVKAMFNERNQRIDEAPPSTPVVILGLNGAPQAGEKFKVYEDEAEAKETATKRAQILREQGLRARKHITLDEIGRRLALGNFKELNIIIKGDVDGSVEALSDSLQKLSTEEIAVRVVHKGVGQISESDVLLATASDAIIIGFNVRPSMQANKLSENEGVEIKLYSIIYTAIDEIKSAMEGMLEPKIQEKITANVEVREVYKFDKATVAGCFVLDGKISRNSKIRIIRDGIVEYPKGEGQSAELGSLKRFKDDVKEVASNMECGLTIKNFNDLKVGDIVEAFEEEEVKRTL; this is translated from the coding sequence ATGTCAGAACTGAAATTACCAAGACTGTTAGCAGCCGCCAAGGAGTTCAATATTGGTCAGGATACCCTGATCGACTTCCTGGTGAAGAAAGGATTTAATAAAGATGAACTGAAGCCTACCGCTAAGCTTTCAGAAGACCAGTACTATGCCCTTCAGGCAGAGTTTCAAAGTGATAAAGTAGCGAAGAACAAGGCTGATCAGGTAGAGATACCAAAAGCAGCACAGGCTGAAGCGAAGAAGAAAAAAGACGAAGAGGATCTTTCTTTCAATAAAAAAGAAGAGAAAAAACCAGCAGCCGCAGCCGCTCCCAAAGAAGAGCCTAAACCGGAGGTAAAACCTGAACCGGTAGTAGAAGCGAAACCTGTTGAACCACAGCCTGAGCCGGTTGTAGAAAAAGCAGAAGTGATCAAAGCAGAAGCTCCGGAGATTGAGTTGCCAAAAGTGTTGGATAAGATTGATCTCTCTGCGATCGATTCTTCTACTCGCCCTAAAAAAGCGTCAAAGAAAAAAGAAGAAGCTTCTGCGCCGAAAGAACCGGTTGCAAAAGCCAAAAAAGAGGAGCCTGTTGCGCCCGTTGTACCGGAAGCTCCCGCTACACCTGCACCTCAGGTAACAGAAGAAGCAGATAATAATGCGCCTCCTGTGATCGAGAATATCCGTGCAGAAAAATTAGAAGGTCCGAAGATCCTTGGTAAGATTGAACTTCCTGTTAACAGTGATACCCGTCCAAAACCGGCAGCAAGAGATGAAAAGCGTAAACGCAAACGCATCCCTGTTGATCGTAAAGAAGGTGGGGCACCTCCGCCACAAACGGGTCCTGATGGACGTCCGCTGACAGGTCCAAATCGTCCGATCGTTCCAGCAAATAACAGAAATAACCAAGGTGGAGGTGGAGGAAACTTCAACCGTAACCAAGGTGGTGGAAATAAAGGCGGTGGTAACCGCGACAGAAATAGAAGAGGTGGTGGACAGGCAGAAGACAAAGAAATAGATCAGAAAGCAATTCAGGAAAAGATCCGTGAAACACAGGCCAAACTGGCCGGAACTGGTGGTCGCGGCAAGAGCCTGAAAGCCAAATACAGAAGAGCAAAGCGTGATGAAGCTGCTGAGGCGATGGGCAATGAGATGGGCGAAGACAACAAACTACAGGTAACAGAATTTGTGACCGTGAGTGAGTTGGCCAACCTGATGGATGTGAGCTTTGCAGACGTGATCGGAAAATGTATGAACCTTGGTATCATGGTATCTATCAACCAGCGTTTAGATGCTGAAGTGATTGAGTTGGTAGCAAGTGAATATGGTTTTGAAGTAGAGTTCATTGGTGTAGATGAAACTGATGAGTTTGATGATGAACAAGATGAGGATAGCGAAGAAGATCTGGTATCAAGACCACCTATTGTTACGATCATGGGTCACGTTGACCATGGTAAAACTTCATTGCTTGACTATATCCGTAATGCCAATGTGGTAGCGGGTGAGGCAGGAGGTATCACGCAGCACATCGGTGCGTATGAGGTAACATTACCCAATGGAAAAGCGATTACGTTCTTAGATACACCGGGTCACGAAGCGTTTACCGCGATGCGTGCACGTGGTGCGAAAGTGACGGATATTTCGATCATCGTAGTGGCTGCGGATGATGCAGTGATGCCTCAGACAAGAGAAGCCATCAGTCACTCACAAGCAGCGAATGTACCGATGATCTTCGCGGTGAATAAGATCGATAAAGACGGTGCTAATCCGCAAAAAATATACGAGCAGTTATCACAGATGAATATTCTGGTAGAAGCATGGGGTGGTAAATTCCAAAACCAGGAACTCTCTGCCAAGCAAGGTCTGAATGTTGATCTGCTCTTGGAAAAAGTATTGCTGGAAGCTGAATTATTAGACCTGAAAGCCAATCCAAACAGAGAAGCGGCAGGTACTATCATTGAAGCTTCATTGGATAAAGGACGTGGATATGTTGCAACAATCTTGGTACAAAACGGAACATTACGTCAGGGTGATCTGATCGTGTCCGGACAATACTACGGTCGTGTAAAAGCCATGTTCAATGAGCGTAATCAACGCATCGATGAAGCACCGCCTTCTACACCGGTTGTGATCTTAGGTTTGAATGGTGCACCACAAGCGGGTGAGAAATTCAAAGTGTATGAAGACGAAGCAGAAGCAAAAGAAACAGCTACCAAACGTGCTCAGATCCTGCGTGAGCAAGGTCTGCGTGCAAGAAAACATATTACACTTGATGAGATCGGACGTCGTCTGGCCTTGGGTAACTTTAAAGAACTCAATATCATCATCAAGGGTGACGTGGATGGATCGGTAGAAGCCCTGAGTGATTCATTACAAAAACTGTCAACTGAAGAGATCGCTGTAAGAGTGGTGCATAAAGGGGTTGGACAGATTTCTGAAAGTGATGTATTGTTGGCAACGGCTTCAGATGCCATCATCATCGGCTTTAACGTACGACCTTCTATGCAGGCCAATAAACTGTCTGAAAATGAAGGAGTGGAGATCAAATTATACTCTATCATCTATACAGCCATCGATGAAATCAAGAGCGCGATGGAAGGAATGTTGGAGCCTAAGATACAGGAGAAGATCACTGCCAACGTGGAAGTACGTGAAGTGTATAAGTTCGATAAAGCCACCGTTGCGGGTTGTTTCGTCCTCGATGGAAAGATCAGCCGTAACAGTAAGATCAGGATCATTCGTGACGGTATCGTGGAATATCCTAAAGGTGAAGGACAAAGTGCAGAACTGGGCAGCTTGAAGCGCTTCAAAGATGATGTGAAAGAAGTAGCATCGAATATGGAGTGTGGTCTGACCATCAAAAACTTCAACGACCTCAAAGTAGGAGATATCGTAGAAGCATTTGAAGAAGAAGAAGTGAAGAGAACTTTATAA
- a CDS encoding MarR family transcriptional regulator: MKLEQAIQSTRFKSEVHKAGLNILYTAWWLKTVMSRELKEFGLTHEQYNVLRILKGKHPELICVKDIACRMIEKNSNVPRIIDRLEIKKLVKRATSEADKRETVISLTQSGIAVLEASTHRINAIFDDVMVINEDEALAINQLLEKVREKES, translated from the coding sequence GTGAAACTGGAACAAGCCATACAAAGTACAAGATTTAAGAGCGAAGTGCATAAGGCGGGATTAAATATACTGTATACAGCCTGGTGGTTGAAAACAGTGATGAGCAGAGAATTGAAAGAATTTGGGTTAACACATGAGCAGTACAATGTATTGCGAATACTCAAAGGGAAACATCCGGAATTGATCTGTGTGAAAGACATTGCGTGCAGGATGATCGAAAAAAACTCGAATGTTCCCCGGATCATTGACCGATTAGAGATCAAAAAGTTGGTAAAGCGTGCCACTTCAGAAGCGGATAAAAGAGAGACTGTGATCTCATTAACACAAAGTGGAATTGCGGTACTTGAAGCCAGCACACATCGTATCAATGCTATTTTCGATGATGTGATGGTGATCAATGAAGATGAAGCTTTAGCGATCAATCAACTACTTGAAAAAGTACGAGAAAAAGAAAGCTGA
- a CDS encoding pirin family protein — MKIKFFPAAERGVKDIGWLISNFSFSFSSYQDPSRKAFGLLHTFNDDTVKKGGGFGLHPHTNMEIISVMLQGKMNHKDTMGYAEVVEKDWVQIMSAGTGLRHEEHNIGDEDVQFLQIWIEPKLQNITPRYQKRYFPEAKRKNQLTTIVSNEEGITHCWINQNAKLSLGYFDANQSIQYLFPPLNKCVYIFVIEGSLTINGTILNNRDAVGIWDTNEFTLHTEQESRFIVIEVPINH; from the coding sequence ATGAAAATAAAATTTTTTCCCGCAGCAGAAAGAGGAGTAAAAGATATTGGCTGGCTTATCAGTAATTTTTCTTTCAGTTTTTCGTCTTATCAAGACCCCTCTCGTAAGGCATTTGGATTACTGCACACTTTCAATGATGATACCGTAAAAAAAGGTGGAGGATTTGGTTTACATCCACATACCAATATGGAGATCATCAGTGTGATGCTGCAAGGAAAAATGAACCATAAAGACACGATGGGTTATGCGGAGGTAGTCGAAAAAGACTGGGTACAGATCATGAGTGCTGGAACAGGTCTCAGACATGAAGAGCATAATATAGGTGATGAAGATGTACAGTTCCTGCAAATATGGATCGAGCCAAAATTGCAAAATATTACACCGCGCTATCAAAAAAGATATTTTCCGGAAGCAAAAAGAAAAAATCAACTGACCACAATCGTCAGTAACGAAGAAGGTATAACACATTGTTGGATCAATCAGAATGCGAAGTTGAGTCTGGGTTATTTTGACGCGAATCAATCTATCCAATATCTATTTCCTCCCTTGAACAAGTGTGTCTACATATTTGTCATCGAGGGTTCACTTACGATAAACGGAACAATCCTCAATAATAGAGACGCAGTAGGCATCTGGGACACCAACGAATTTACCTTGCATACTGAACAGGAGAGCCGCTTTATTGTTATAGAGGTGCCGATTAATCATTAG
- a CDS encoding OsmC family protein has translation MTKASITTTKYQVHLENGRHVFSADEPAAQGGTDLAPAPDELLEAALASCTAITLRMYADRKQWPVEAIDVAVGLERMDGKTVFSRNIQLKGNLDQEQKDRLLQIAKLCPVSKTLSGAIEVNSSIN, from the coding sequence ATGACAAAAGCCAGCATAACAACCACAAAGTATCAGGTCCATTTGGAGAATGGAAGGCATGTATTTAGTGCGGATGAACCAGCGGCGCAAGGAGGAACGGATTTGGCTCCTGCACCTGATGAGTTACTGGAAGCTGCGTTGGCAAGTTGTACTGCAATTACCCTTCGGATGTATGCTGACCGAAAACAATGGCCGGTAGAAGCAATAGATGTAGCAGTTGGTTTGGAAAGAATGGATGGAAAAACGGTTTTCAGTCGCAACATCCAACTGAAGGGTAACCTGGATCAGGAACAGAAAGATCGATTATTACAGATCGCAAAACTCTGTCCCGTATCCAAAACATTGAGCGGCGCAATAGAAGTAAACAGTTCTATCAACTAA